The following proteins come from a genomic window of Terribacillus aidingensis:
- a CDS encoding glycosyltransferase, translated as MKTPIFVFNSLNVKRGGLTKAVLKRANLLVNHCPEVVFFTLAYQQDHKNIIEKLYESGQMDRRIKVRNFYAELLEMEHVTEPVKTAVELPGYSHIVDKRSKLPAYRYYNNGFYEQYRRFEQDGSLKLIDYMDESRTRQRREEYLRNSRLVRASHMDISNNKAKLHRYFHADGSCRIAVWLDEPNTEGRTIRFDLNKEYAKIEHAYADWIEEAVKIYDSPVLLSDSRKTDETVLRVKGDYEKIGVAHSSHIAAPYKDDSETKITWHTFFDGINDYDKVIVLTEHQKQDIISRYQVDSQKLHVIPHAAPPTAPAAAGSVDQHLAVSLSRYSEEKAVDEGIRAFRHVVDKLPDARYHIYGFGPLESQLQKLIKELGLQDNVKLMGFTTDPAAAYQSAACSILTSKYEGFGMVLTESMAAGTPAITYDMKYGPREIIRDGVDGFIVEAGNQKLLADRILSVMEDSELRREMAEKAIDISGRFSEDNYNQSWIEVFSSQSGQGNKKKKSLFGFMKK; from the coding sequence ATGAAAACACCAATCTTCGTGTTTAACTCATTGAATGTTAAACGCGGTGGTTTAACAAAAGCGGTATTAAAACGTGCCAACCTCTTGGTCAATCATTGTCCGGAGGTTGTCTTCTTTACACTTGCCTATCAACAGGATCATAAGAATATTATTGAAAAGCTTTACGAATCCGGACAGATGGACAGGCGTATCAAGGTGAGGAATTTCTACGCCGAGCTGCTCGAAATGGAGCATGTTACGGAACCGGTGAAAACAGCCGTGGAGCTTCCAGGCTACAGCCATATTGTTGATAAGAGAAGTAAATTGCCAGCTTATCGCTACTATAACAATGGATTTTATGAACAATATCGCCGATTTGAGCAGGATGGCTCGCTGAAACTGATTGATTATATGGACGAGAGCCGAACAAGGCAGCGGCGAGAAGAATATTTGCGTAATAGTCGTCTAGTCAGGGCAAGTCACATGGATATCTCTAATAATAAGGCGAAGCTGCATAGGTATTTTCATGCAGACGGTTCTTGCAGGATTGCTGTTTGGCTGGATGAACCAAATACAGAAGGCCGCACTATTCGGTTCGATCTGAACAAGGAATATGCAAAGATCGAGCATGCTTATGCGGATTGGATTGAAGAGGCGGTCAAGATCTATGATTCACCAGTTCTTCTATCCGATTCCAGAAAAACAGATGAAACGGTGCTTCGAGTAAAAGGTGATTACGAGAAAATAGGCGTCGCGCATAGTTCTCATATCGCTGCACCATATAAAGATGATTCTGAAACGAAAATCACATGGCATACCTTCTTTGATGGAATCAATGATTATGACAAGGTCATCGTTCTGACAGAACATCAGAAACAGGATATTATTTCCAGATACCAAGTTGATTCACAAAAGCTGCATGTTATTCCGCATGCTGCGCCACCAACGGCCCCTGCTGCTGCAGGAAGCGTCGATCAGCATCTTGCGGTTTCCTTGTCGAGATATTCGGAAGAGAAAGCTGTGGATGAGGGCATTCGTGCATTCCGGCATGTCGTAGACAAGCTGCCAGATGCACGCTATCATATTTACGGCTTCGGACCGTTGGAATCGCAGCTGCAGAAACTGATCAAGGAGCTTGGGCTGCAGGATAATGTGAAGCTGATGGGCTTTACCACTGATCCGGCAGCAGCTTATCAATCAGCAGCATGCTCCATCCTTACATCAAAATACGAAGGTTTTGGAATGGTGCTGACAGAAAGTATGGCCGCAGGTACACCGGCAATCACCTATGATATGAAATACGGCCCAAGGGAAATCATCCGGGATGGAGTGGATGGCTTCATTGTGGAAGCCGGCAATCAGAAACTGCTCGCTGATCGGATACTATCCGTCATGGAGGATAGTGAACTGCGCAGAGAGATGGCTGAAAAGGCTATTGATATATCCGGACGTTTCAGCGAAGACAATTATAATCAGTCTTGGATAGAAGTGTTTAGCTCACAATCAGGACAAGGGAATAAGAAGAAAAAATCATTATTCGGTTTTATGAAAAAGTAA
- a CDS encoding glycosyltransferase family 2 protein: protein MKLKYTIAIPVYNDENTIRQCLDSIINQTIDKDKLEIICVNDGSTDQSPAILEEYSNTYSFVRIVHQENSGSPSGPRNKAIELATGDFIFFVDGDDYLGEEALERMEEKILQYDSDIVVGRYVGINRGVPQAIFKRNPDNFSFYGSNAMYTVSVQKLFRVSLLREHNIRFPEHYSLGEDQPFVIQAYAYSNSISIVKDYPCYYLTNNLTVGREQLTKKPITGRLYMHQFEETLAAVAGLQLPKEKKLLTYYQYLTRVLNIELRTTITRSFQMEDKLFIFNSLKELIKQHNFLEIYANFNTREKLLLRIIEQGELDDLINFWYAERHPGNMQVFHGLIYPKAEKAYELAKAESLSFHRSNKLTAAVTRVEKKAEGLLLEGYSYHSLVDASEEQLYLKLSDRDSDRVTSLAVQKGAYHIDNPVPVNPEVMQEQMLSAFHVVIPASIIERIEAEKDIVDLHLVSRIENYTAIARILGEMPRHATTKLTSSKKKNHLLNVTTYNTKHGNLSFKLQDTTKKKPKQLSKKQRIANKIKRMLRA, encoded by the coding sequence ATGAAGTTGAAGTATACAATTGCAATTCCAGTTTATAATGACGAAAATACAATCAGGCAGTGTCTGGACAGTATCATCAATCAGACCATTGATAAAGACAAACTGGAGATTATCTGTGTAAATGATGGGTCTACTGACCAAAGCCCAGCAATTTTGGAGGAGTACAGCAATACATACAGTTTTGTACGTATTGTCCACCAGGAAAACAGCGGTTCACCGAGCGGTCCGCGAAATAAGGCAATCGAGCTTGCGACAGGTGATTTCATCTTCTTCGTAGACGGAGATGATTATCTTGGAGAAGAAGCATTAGAGCGGATGGAGGAGAAAATCCTTCAATACGACAGTGACATCGTTGTCGGGAGATATGTCGGTATCAATAGAGGTGTTCCCCAAGCCATTTTCAAGCGGAACCCAGATAATTTCAGCTTCTATGGCTCTAACGCCATGTACACAGTCAGCGTACAGAAGCTGTTCCGAGTAAGCTTGCTTCGTGAGCATAATATCCGGTTCCCAGAACATTACTCGCTTGGTGAGGATCAGCCATTCGTCATCCAAGCTTATGCTTACTCTAATTCTATATCTATCGTAAAAGATTACCCATGCTATTATCTCACGAATAATCTCACTGTAGGCAGAGAGCAGCTTACAAAAAAACCAATTACTGGCCGTCTTTACATGCATCAGTTTGAAGAGACGCTTGCTGCAGTTGCTGGTTTGCAGCTTCCTAAAGAGAAAAAGCTGCTCACCTATTATCAATACTTAACACGAGTACTGAATATTGAACTGCGCACGACGATCACACGCTCCTTCCAGATGGAGGATAAGCTATTCATCTTCAATTCCTTGAAAGAATTGATCAAGCAGCATAATTTCCTGGAGATTTATGCGAATTTCAATACAAGGGAGAAGCTGCTGCTTCGAATCATTGAGCAAGGTGAGCTTGATGATCTTATCAACTTCTGGTATGCAGAGCGTCATCCAGGTAATATGCAAGTATTCCATGGTCTCATCTATCCGAAGGCAGAAAAAGCTTATGAATTGGCTAAGGCTGAATCTTTATCCTTCCACCGCTCGAATAAGCTTACGGCAGCTGTAACACGTGTGGAGAAAAAAGCAGAAGGCTTGTTACTAGAAGGGTATAGCTATCATTCTTTGGTTGACGCCTCCGAGGAACAGCTTTATTTGAAGCTTAGCGACAGGGATAGTGACCGCGTAACCTCTCTTGCTGTTCAAAAAGGTGCTTATCATATAGACAATCCAGTTCCTGTGAATCCTGAAGTGATGCAAGAGCAGATGCTATCGGCATTCCATGTTGTCATCCCGGCATCCATAATCGAAAGGATCGAAGCGGAGAAGGACATAGTAGATTTGCATCTTGTCAGCAGAATCGAGAATTATACAGCTATCGCGCGAATCTTAGGTGAGATGCCTCGTCATGCGACAACTAAGCTTACATCTTCCAAGAAAAAGAATCATTTGCTTAATGTCACAACCTACAATACAAAGCACGGTAACCTATCCTTTAAACTGCAGGATACGACGAAAAAGAAACCGAAACAGCTTAGCAAAAAACAGCGTATCGCCAACAAAATCAAGCGGATGCTAAGAGCATGA
- a CDS encoding CDP-glycerol glycerophosphotransferase family protein — translation MENISLRNRRAISVRIEAGIFYMEIPIKASYIADYETYRFLLMNRYTNEDIYLTFNEDHSVDEYTICKVTLDPSEHTQMLQDGVMWDLYVERENEGETKRARISNPPEHLQYNSYFIPGTDKVFYPYRTGKGNISFRVNDYVLFANLEEVHLKKTGVMHFSGSINYAPLYQSDAYKLEELKLVVTNNLNEEEELTFPLQFKEREDLADKYEGNELLRHSGFEGLFDITPHIDLSDKKFLKFYVELTYSHNGVRQTIRSIRMRHLKKDSTLPAAAKTTINGKKYKMTVRLTKKSKYLSVQTSEYFFIRESISRARRKWVSIRRGRFLKNSYQQVFKLFGAILPVDKKLMVFESFLGKQYSDNPRAIYEYMREHHPEYKMYWSSDRRAVPYFETKDVPYVRRFSVRWLFLMTRARYWVSNSRLPLWIPKPNHTIYLQTWHGTPLKRLAADMDEVHMPGTNTEAYKRNFLFEASKWDYLVSPNAYSSEIFARAFGFEKDMLETGYPRNDFLYTHNKPENIEALKKSCGLSEDKKIILYAPTWRDNQFYQKGKYKFDLELDLERMRQELGDEYVVVLRLHYLVAENLDLSSYEGFAYDFSKHEDIRELYLMADMLITDYSSVFFDYANLRRPMMFFVYDLDDYRDNLRGFYFDFEETAPGPLLKQTEQIIQEVKRIDREGYQPDERFEAFYNRFCYLEDGKASERVVKQVIK, via the coding sequence ATGGAAAACATCAGCCTTCGAAATAGGAGAGCCATATCGGTTCGTATTGAAGCGGGAATTTTCTATATGGAGATTCCGATAAAAGCCTCCTACATCGCTGATTATGAAACATATCGGTTCTTATTGATGAATCGTTATACAAATGAGGACATTTACCTTACATTTAATGAAGATCACAGCGTAGATGAATATACGATTTGTAAAGTAACGCTGGACCCGTCGGAGCATACACAGATGCTTCAGGATGGAGTTATGTGGGATCTGTACGTTGAACGGGAAAATGAAGGAGAAACGAAGCGGGCTCGGATTTCTAATCCGCCGGAGCACCTGCAATATAATTCCTATTTCATACCAGGAACGGACAAGGTTTTCTACCCGTATCGCACCGGAAAAGGTAACATCTCTTTCCGAGTAAACGATTATGTTTTGTTTGCCAATTTGGAAGAAGTTCATTTAAAGAAAACGGGAGTCATGCATTTTTCCGGTTCAATTAACTATGCTCCGCTATACCAAAGCGATGCTTATAAATTGGAAGAACTGAAACTCGTGGTGACAAACAACTTGAATGAAGAGGAAGAGCTCACTTTCCCGCTTCAGTTTAAGGAACGCGAGGACTTAGCAGATAAATATGAAGGAAATGAGCTGCTCCGGCACTCTGGATTTGAGGGACTATTCGATATAACACCTCATATTGATTTGTCAGATAAGAAGTTTCTGAAATTTTATGTAGAGCTGACTTATTCACACAATGGTGTGCGCCAGACCATCCGCAGTATCCGCATGCGCCATCTGAAAAAAGATTCAACCTTGCCAGCGGCTGCGAAAACGACTATCAATGGTAAGAAATATAAAATGACCGTGAGATTAACGAAGAAGTCGAAATATCTTTCTGTTCAAACTTCTGAGTATTTCTTTATTCGGGAAAGTATCTCGCGAGCGAGACGCAAGTGGGTCAGTATCCGCAGAGGCAGATTCCTTAAAAATAGTTATCAGCAGGTGTTCAAGCTTTTCGGAGCTATCTTGCCTGTTGATAAAAAACTTATGGTTTTCGAAAGTTTCCTTGGCAAACAATACAGTGACAATCCAAGAGCGATTTATGAGTACATGCGGGAACACCATCCGGAGTACAAAATGTATTGGAGCTCGGACCGACGTGCAGTTCCTTACTTTGAAACAAAGGACGTTCCTTATGTGCGCAGGTTTTCCGTTCGTTGGTTGTTCCTTATGACAAGGGCAAGGTATTGGGTCTCCAACAGTCGTCTGCCGCTATGGATTCCAAAACCAAATCATACGATTTATTTGCAAACCTGGCATGGCACACCGCTGAAGCGACTTGCTGCAGATATGGACGAGGTGCATATGCCTGGTACGAATACCGAGGCGTATAAACGCAATTTCTTATTCGAAGCTTCCAAATGGGATTATCTTGTTTCGCCAAATGCGTACTCCAGTGAAATCTTCGCGAGGGCGTTCGGATTTGAGAAGGATATGCTTGAAACAGGATACCCGCGAAACGACTTCCTTTATACACATAATAAGCCGGAGAATATAGAAGCACTTAAAAAAAGCTGCGGGCTTTCTGAGGATAAGAAAATTATCCTGTATGCACCAACCTGGCGGGATAATCAGTTTTATCAGAAAGGAAAATATAAGTTTGATTTAGAGCTGGATCTGGAACGTATGCGTCAGGAACTGGGAGACGAATATGTCGTTGTATTGCGTCTTCATTATCTTGTTGCTGAGAATTTAGATCTTTCCAGCTATGAAGGATTTGCTTATGACTTTTCCAAGCATGAAGATATCCGTGAACTTTACTTGATGGCTGATATGCTGATTACGGATTATTCTTCCGTATTCTTTGACTATGCCAACCTGCGTCGTCCTATGATGTTCTTCGTGTATGATTTGGATGACTATCGGGATAACCTTCGCGGATTCTACTTTGATTTTGAAGAAACTGCTCCTGGACCTTTATTGAAACAAACAGAGCAAATCATCCAAGAAGTAAAACGAATTGACAGGGAAGGCTATCAGCCGGATGAACGATTTGAAGCATTCTACAACCGTTTCTGTTATCTAGAGGATGGGAAAGCTTCGGAACGCGTAGTAAAACAAGTGATTAAATAA
- a CDS encoding GW dipeptide domain-containing protein → MKKVISLIVVLMVCFSIMPVGVFAEEHDVQNKEDNISDSNTNVAPQEIDTEDSSIAKETEKEPAASSAQIDNESIGKEETDLPAAEEQESEEEQAEQSELQTDTPDTEQDSTKQESAVKEQEEEEPRYNELGIKEGTMVYGIDISKLSAEELQYIPLEWRDGVDESEVQSSTEPRLSIRASYPDVNDWIKKNTPSTSSIKYEYKSQFPKFNYRNGRGAVEGVVAHETANPNSTIRGEINYMTQNYNNAFVHAFVDHGNIIEIHPTDYAAWGGGYYANQRFVHVELVREDNFEDFAKSINNYADYIAYVLAKYNLGVTSAEANGRGTLWSHKAVSNFLGGTTHVDPHGYFAQYGYNWSEFVTLVTEKYNQKAIKYSNTSKLGHIRTTSARIYPNLSNLSSSIQAGSTKTDQVYYIKKQANVSGTTYYLLSTQPSPSSGTIGWMKASDVKVYDHKTVNHDQYMYTVAGVGKAYNKAWGGSKNQVYDLASMKGKVFTSNLTETVGNNTWIRGTLNGKEVWVHSSFVTDKRKESNTSKLGHLRSGAKIYTEAKNTAKYRNAASNEYNQVYYIKKQIERDGQLFYLISYAPSRTEEVVGWVKAEQLQTHDHKGVNKTAQTLYLTGSGKSYNKAWGGSKNLVSGNLSASRGKAFYVNLTEKVGNNTWYRGTLDGKQMWLHSAYLSTKEESKTSRLGHVRAEALILTSPGITTGAKKATNGYTNQVYYIKKQLVFDKKTYYLISREPSSTSGTIGWVEAAQIKTYSHVTVDKTRKTLHVLGTGSAYAKAWGGSKDLVYDLSSYAGKEFQVNLTEKVGNNTWYRGMLAGKEVWIHSAYLK, encoded by the coding sequence ATGAAAAAAGTTATTAGCTTGATAGTCGTTTTGATGGTATGTTTCAGTATCATGCCAGTGGGAGTTTTTGCAGAAGAGCATGATGTTCAGAATAAAGAGGATAACATTAGTGATTCTAATACTAATGTTGCACCTCAGGAAATAGACACAGAAGATTCATCGATAGCAAAAGAGACCGAAAAGGAACCTGCTGCGTCGTCTGCTCAGATAGATAATGAATCGATTGGCAAGGAAGAAACTGATCTGCCAGCAGCAGAAGAACAGGAATCTGAAGAAGAACAGGCAGAGCAGTCAGAATTACAAACAGATACGCCAGATACAGAACAAGACAGTACGAAGCAGGAATCTGCAGTCAAAGAGCAAGAGGAAGAAGAGCCACGATACAACGAACTCGGTATTAAAGAGGGTACGATGGTTTATGGAATTGATATCAGTAAGCTATCTGCTGAAGAGCTTCAATACATTCCGCTTGAGTGGCGTGATGGAGTGGATGAATCTGAAGTACAATCCTCTACAGAACCTCGCTTATCTATTCGAGCTAGTTATCCGGACGTTAACGACTGGATTAAAAAAAATACGCCGTCTACGTCTTCCATTAAATATGAGTATAAAAGCCAGTTTCCCAAATTCAATTACCGAAACGGGAGAGGTGCTGTAGAAGGTGTCGTAGCACATGAAACAGCAAATCCAAATTCTACAATCCGCGGTGAGATAAACTACATGACACAGAATTACAATAATGCATTTGTTCATGCATTTGTCGATCATGGAAATATCATCGAAATCCATCCGACTGATTATGCCGCATGGGGCGGGGGATATTACGCGAACCAACGTTTTGTTCATGTGGAATTGGTCCGGGAGGATAACTTCGAGGACTTTGCAAAATCTATTAATAACTATGCGGATTATATTGCTTATGTGCTGGCAAAATATAATCTTGGTGTAACAAGTGCAGAAGCGAATGGACGAGGAACGTTGTGGTCGCATAAAGCTGTAAGCAATTTCCTGGGTGGTACGACACATGTAGACCCGCATGGCTACTTTGCACAATACGGCTACAACTGGAGCGAATTTGTGACACTTGTTACGGAGAAGTATAACCAGAAAGCGATTAAGTACAGCAACACTAGCAAACTAGGACATATTCGGACTACGAGTGCGAGAATCTATCCGAATCTATCGAACTTGTCCAGCAGTATACAAGCAGGATCAACTAAAACAGACCAAGTCTATTACATCAAGAAGCAAGCCAACGTCAGCGGAACCACTTACTATTTATTAAGCACTCAGCCAAGTCCCTCTTCCGGGACAATAGGGTGGATGAAAGCAAGTGATGTGAAAGTATATGATCATAAAACGGTTAACCATGATCAGTATATGTACACAGTTGCGGGAGTCGGTAAAGCCTATAATAAAGCCTGGGGTGGTTCCAAGAACCAAGTGTATGATTTAGCGTCAATGAAGGGCAAGGTTTTCACCTCAAACCTTACGGAAACAGTCGGGAACAATACTTGGATACGCGGTACCCTCAATGGTAAGGAAGTGTGGGTGCACTCCAGCTTTGTCACTGATAAGAGAAAAGAAAGCAATACAAGCAAGCTGGGACATCTGCGCAGTGGAGCCAAAATCTACACAGAAGCTAAAAATACAGCTAAATACAGAAATGCTGCAAGCAATGAATATAATCAGGTCTATTACATCAAGAAGCAGATTGAAAGAGATGGACAGCTATTCTACCTTATCAGCTATGCACCAAGCAGGACAGAAGAAGTAGTAGGTTGGGTAAAAGCGGAACAGCTGCAGACACATGACCATAAGGGCGTCAATAAGACTGCTCAGACGCTTTACCTGACTGGATCTGGAAAGTCTTATAATAAAGCCTGGGGCGGAAGCAAGAATCTTGTCAGCGGTAATCTGTCTGCATCAAGAGGTAAGGCCTTTTATGTGAATCTGACGGAGAAAGTCGGCAATAATACCTGGTATCGCGGAACTCTTGACGGAAAGCAGATGTGGCTGCACAGTGCTTATTTGTCTACAAAAGAAGAGAGCAAGACAAGCAGGCTTGGTCATGTGAGGGCAGAAGCCCTCATTCTGACTTCCCCTGGTATAACAACAGGTGCCAAAAAGGCAACGAATGGCTATACAAATCAGGTATATTACATAAAGAAACAACTTGTTTTTGATAAGAAAACATATTATCTGATCAGCAGAGAGCCTAGCAGCACAAGCGGTACCATTGGCTGGGTGGAAGCAGCACAGATAAAGACGTATTCACATGTTACAGTTGATAAGACACGTAAAACCTTGCATGTCTTAGGAACAGGCAGTGCTTATGCCAAAGCATGGGGCGGCTCGAAAGACCTTGTCTATGATCTCTCGAGTTATGCAGGTAAAGAGTTTCAGGTCAATTTGACGGAGAAAGTCGGAAATAATACTTGGTATCGAGGTATGTTGGCAGGGAAAGAAGTATGGATTCATTCAGCATACTTAAAATAA
- a CDS encoding GW dipeptide domain-containing protein produces the protein MKKFAYVLIFLLLFSLVSPANYVSAEETIKSDQQTESGQQVDETQTEQSETVAPENQTGTVDETNETETAPVEETQENKSDVTTGNETDSEDQQIEDEAVNQEKETDAPAVEEDSETDTEEADDSEKQTMRAAAAAPVETSIDLMGHLRSNAVIYPDLNDMDTFKGAVAGGYTDAVYYIKKQAKWNNETYYLISKQASSTSGVVGWVKSTEMTTHEHSVVNSDQQTFVISGSGNAYSKPWGGSKDLVYSLSQYKGQQFKVSAEEKIGANTWYKGTLAGKTVYVHSAYVEAYEPVKIEEEQKTSLLGHLKSSAVIYPDINDPSSAINAVAGGYTSAVYYIKKQAKINGELHYLISKEPSATNGVVGWVKASQLSTHTHTTIDKNKKTFTVKGSGQAFAKAWGGSKDLVYNLSDLEGKTFYVNLTETVGSNTWYRGMLDGKQVFIHSAYLSAYEPEITEQRVSKLGHLHADAVIYPDLKNPASTLSAVNGGYTDAVYYIKKEATVAGELYYLISKEPSATNGVVGWVKASQLSTHDHTTISKEKKGFLVKGTGQAFAKAWGGSKDLVYNLSDYKNEVFSVDLTETVGNNTWYRGMLGGKKVFIHSAYVQEVSETKISRLGHLNGSATVYDNWSDTSGRNASDAGLTDAVYYIKAQVEVNGTTYYKISKEPSSTTGVVGWVKSTEMSSHEHTTIDKTAKTFYSNGKGSSYAKAWGGSKDLVASDMSKYEGSQFKVNLTEKVGNNIWYRGVLDGKTMWLHEAFVVESYDKQTQYDLTLEEAVAIQSTASAQTDSEYKTYVSAEYINSNNQVTADLLNVRGGPSTSYWVVGTLSKGAKVTVLGQSGSWLQIEFTNSRQWVNASPEDIEYYLDPNNFINDERQRFQFLDLTRASDADAATLNKYLNGKGTLSGQGQAFIDAAKLYGINDVYLVSHATLETGNGSSTLAQGVMYNGTKVYNMYGIGAYDSCAIECGAKRAYEEGWTSPYLAIVGGAQYIGSGYINSGQNTLYKMRWNPEAMAATGTFGKQYATDIGWASKQVSTMYNLYQNMGIYTLYLDIPNYR, from the coding sequence ATGAAGAAATTTGCATATGTTTTAATCTTTCTGCTTTTGTTTAGCTTAGTGTCTCCGGCCAACTACGTGTCTGCGGAAGAAACGATAAAGTCTGATCAGCAGACAGAATCTGGCCAGCAAGTAGATGAGACACAGACAGAGCAGTCAGAAACTGTTGCTCCAGAGAATCAAACTGGCACTGTCGATGAGACTAATGAAACAGAAACAGCCCCTGTTGAAGAAACGCAAGAAAACAAGAGTGATGTTACAACAGGTAACGAAACCGACAGCGAAGATCAGCAGATTGAGGATGAAGCTGTGAACCAGGAGAAAGAAACTGATGCCCCGGCAGTAGAGGAAGATTCCGAAACTGACACCGAAGAGGCTGATGATTCTGAAAAGCAGACGATGCGTGCTGCAGCAGCTGCTCCCGTGGAAACTTCAATTGACCTAATGGGTCATTTGCGTTCCAATGCAGTCATCTATCCGGATCTTAACGATATGGATACTTTCAAAGGAGCTGTCGCTGGCGGCTATACAGACGCTGTTTACTACATCAAGAAACAAGCGAAATGGAATAATGAAACATATTATCTTATTAGTAAACAGGCAAGCAGTACGTCTGGTGTTGTCGGCTGGGTGAAGTCTACTGAAATGACTACACATGAGCATTCGGTAGTGAACAGCGATCAGCAGACATTTGTCATCAGCGGATCTGGGAATGCCTACAGCAAGCCTTGGGGAGGATCTAAGGATCTTGTCTATAGCCTTAGCCAATACAAAGGCCAGCAGTTCAAAGTGAGCGCTGAAGAAAAAATCGGTGCCAACACTTGGTACAAAGGAACCCTAGCTGGTAAGACTGTCTATGTCCATTCTGCTTACGTGGAAGCATATGAGCCAGTTAAAATCGAAGAGGAACAGAAAACTAGTCTGCTTGGTCATCTAAAGAGCAGTGCGGTTATTTATCCAGATATCAATGATCCGTCTTCTGCAATCAATGCAGTAGCCGGTGGTTACACAAGCGCCGTTTACTATATCAAAAAGCAGGCGAAGATAAACGGAGAACTGCATTATTTGATCAGCAAAGAACCAAGTGCAACTAACGGTGTTGTTGGCTGGGTGAAAGCATCCCAGTTGTCTACGCATACTCATACGACAATCGATAAAAACAAGAAGACCTTCACTGTTAAAGGATCTGGCCAAGCTTTTGCGAAGGCATGGGGAGGATCTAAGGATCTTGTCTACAACCTGAGCGATCTAGAAGGCAAAACCTTCTATGTAAACTTGACTGAGACTGTCGGCAGTAATACATGGTATCGCGGAATGCTGGATGGTAAGCAAGTGTTTATCCATTCTGCTTATCTATCAGCATACGAGCCTGAAATCACTGAGCAGCGTGTAAGTAAGCTTGGTCATCTGCATGCCGATGCAGTGATTTATCCTGATTTGAAAAACCCGGCTTCTACACTTTCGGCTGTAAATGGCGGATACACAGATGCTGTCTATTACATTAAAAAAGAAGCAACTGTTGCAGGTGAGCTTTACTACTTAATCAGCAAGGAACCGAGCGCAACTAACGGAGTTGTTGGCTGGGTGAAAGCATCCCAATTGTCTACGCATGATCACACAACGATCAGCAAAGAGAAGAAGGGCTTCCTTGTGAAAGGAACTGGCCAGGCATTTGCCAAAGCTTGGGGCGGATCCAAGGATCTAGTTTATAATCTATCAGACTATAAGAATGAAGTTTTCAGTGTTGATCTGACTGAGACAGTCGGGAATAATACGTGGTACCGCGGAATGCTCGGTGGTAAAAAAGTGTTCATTCACAGTGCTTACGTCCAGGAAGTAAGTGAAACGAAGATCAGCCGTCTTGGCCATTTGAATGGTAGTGCAACCGTGTACGATAACTGGTCTGATACATCAGGAAGAAATGCTTCTGATGCAGGCCTGACGGATGCTGTCTACTATATCAAGGCACAAGTTGAAGTGAATGGCACAACGTATTATAAGATCAGCAAAGAGCCAAGCAGTACAACTGGTGTTGTCGGCTGGGTGAAATCCACTGAGATGTCGTCGCATGAACATACGACTATCGACAAAACTGCAAAAACATTCTACTCGAATGGAAAAGGCAGTTCCTACGCTAAAGCGTGGGGTGGATCGAAGGACTTAGTCGCAAGCGATATGTCCAAATATGAAGGTTCTCAATTCAAAGTCAATCTGACAGAAAAAGTCGGAAACAACATTTGGTACCGTGGTGTACTGGATGGGAAAACGATGTGGCTGCATGAAGCATTTGTGGTTGAAAGCTACGATAAACAAACACAATACGATTTGACACTGGAAGAAGCAGTAGCTATTCAGAGTACTGCATCTGCACAGACAGACAGCGAGTACAAGACATATGTATCTGCTGAATACATCAACAGCAATAACCAAGTTACGGCAGACCTGCTGAATGTACGCGGCGGTCCTAGTACTAGCTATTGGGTAGTCGGAACATTGAGCAAAGGAGCAAAAGTCACTGTTCTTGGTCAATCAGGCAGCTGGCTGCAAATTGAATTCACGAATTCACGTCAGTGGGTGAATGCAAGTCCGGAGGATATCGAGTACTATCTGGATCCAAATAACTTCATCAATGATGAGCGACAGCGCTTCCAATTCCTGGATCTGACGAGAGCCAGTGATGCAGACGCAGCGACATTGAATAAATACCTTAATGGAAAAGGAACACTTTCCGGACAAGGACAAGCATTCATTGATGCAGCTAAGCTTTACGGAATCAATGATGTTTATTTGGTTTCACATGCTACACTTGAGACAGGTAATGGTTCTTCCACACTTGCCCAAGGAGTAATGTATAACGGCACGAAGGTCTATAACATGTATGGCATCGGAGCTTATGACTCCTGCGCAATAGAATGCGGGGCAAAACGTGCTTATGAAGAAGGCTGGACTTCTCCATATCTTGCGATAGTCGGGGGAGCACAGTATATAGGATCCGGCTACATCAATTCAGGTCAAAATACATTGTATAAGATGAGATGGAACCCTGAGGCGATGGCAGCAACCGGTACATTCGGCAAGCAGTACGCTACCGATATCGGCTGGGCATCCAAACAAGTCTCAACGATGTACAATTTATATCAAAATATGGGTATATATACCTTGTATCTTGATATACCAAACTATCGTTAA